CTAATGTTGTTACTAGCCTTGCTAGTAGGACTCCCTACCCTTTCAGCTCAAAGTAAAAAAGAAAAGAAGGAACAGAAGAAAGAAGCTGTGACGAAACTCATCGCATCCGAAAATTACAAAATAGATGTACAGACCGCCCTGCCGATGCGCGGACGTTCCGTCCCACTGACATCTCCCTACTCACTGGAAATCAGAAATGATTCGGTCATCTCCTACCTGCCTTATTTCGGACGGGCTTACAGCATCCCTTATGGTGGCGGGGACGGACTGAATTTCAGAGCACCCCTCAAAGAATATACAATGAAAATGGATAAGAAAGGAAATGCCGTCATCCAATTCATCGCCCGGAATCCCGAAGACAGATATGAATTCAGGGTAAAAGTGTATCCTAACGGTTCAGCAAGCATTGATGTAAACATGCAGAACCGGCAATCCATCAGTTTTCAGGGAGAGTTGGATATGAAAGACGAATAAGGGTTGTCGTCACTCTTCTTTTATCTCCTCTTTTATCTCATCGCCACCTTTTAATATAGGCAGGCAGATGTGATATTTTACAGCCAGGATGCGGGTCAGGAATACAGCCGACCCGCCGGTTAGCTGGCATCCGTATGGCTCAAGTCCCGCGACATCGCAAAGCCAGTAGGCAATACCACCTACCACACAAGCCATTGCATAAATTTCTTTTCGGAATATCAAGGGGATTTCATTGATAAAGACATCACGCATCACGCCGCCTGCCGCTCCCGTGATACTGCCCATAATGATTGCCACCCAGAAAGGATACCCCAAGGCAATGCTCTTGCCCACACCTACCACAGTGAACAATGCCAGCCCGATACTGTCGAAAATAAAAAATGTATTGTTGAGCCGGATAAGCCAACGTCCGAAGCAGATAACCCACACCAGAGCCAGCCCCGTACAAATCAGATAAATGGGGTCTGTCATCCACCCGGGGGTAACATCAAGCAGGACATCACGGATAGTACCGCCACCGATAGCCGTGGCAAGTCCGACAACATAGGCTCCGAACCAGTCGAAACGCTTCGCCGAAGCCAGCCGGATACCACTAATTGCAAAGGCAAATGTGCCTATAAAATCAAGAATTTGAACGAATGTGGGCATATATTTGTTATTTTGTATGCAAAGTAACAAATAAATTCCGTAAGAAAATGTACATTTGCTTCACGAATTAAACCGAATATGATAGAAACAAGATGAAAATAACAATTGTTGCCGGGGCACGCCCCAATTTCATGAAGATAGCTCCCATTACACGCGCTATTGAAGCCGCACGGGCGCTGGGTAAAAGTATCTCCTACCGACTGGTCTACACGGGCAGAAAAGAGGATACGAGTCTGGACGCTTCTCTCTTTTCGGACCTCGACATGAAGGCTCCCGATGTATATCTGGGAGTGGAAAGCAGTAATCCAACGAGTTTGACAGCAGGAATCATGGTAGCGTTCGAACAGGAGCTGACCGAGAACCCTGCACACGTTGTTCTTGTTGTGGACGACCTCACCGCAACGATGAGTTGCGCTATCGTTGCCAAGAAACAAGGAATCAAGGTGGCGCACCTTGTGGCCGGAACCCGCTCTTTCGACATGAAGATGCCGAAAGAAGTGAACCGCATGATTACGGACGGACTGTCCGACTACTTGTTCACAGCCGGCATGGTCGCCAACCGTAATCTGAATCAGACGGGTACGGAAAGCGAAAATGTATATTATGTAGGCAACATCCTCATAGATGCTATCCGTTACAACCGCAACCGGCTACTCAAACCGATATGGTTCTCCGTATTGGGACTCCAGGAAGGCAATTATCTCCTGCTCACCCTCAACCGTCGCGTCTTGCTCAATGACAAAGAGAATCTGCGGCAACTGATGGAAACATTGATTGAGAAATCTGCCGGCATGCCTATCGTAGCGCCATTGCACACGTATGTACGCAACGCGATTAAGGAACTGGGCATCGAAGCCCCTAACTTGCATATCATGCCACCACAGAATTACCTATTCTTCGGTTATCTGATTAATAAGGCGAAAGGGATTGTCACCGACTCCGGCAATGTCGCCGAAGAAGCAACTTTCCTGGGTATCCCTTGCATTACTCTCAATACGTACGCCGAGCATCCCGAGACATGGCGCATGGGAACCAACGAGCTTGTCGGAGAAGACCCGGCTCTGCTCGCCAAAGCAATGGACACACTGATGAAAGGCGAATGGAAGCGCGGTGAACTCCCCGAACGTTGGGACGGACGGACCGCAGAGCGTATCGTACAGATTCTATCAAGCAAATAACAATCACCTTACTTGCCCTATGCTGTCAAGTGTAGGGCAAGTTGTTTCAACATGCCTTGAAACAAAGTGTTTCACACCGAGAAACAAAGTGTTTCATTACTTGAAACAAACAGTTTCAATAGGTGAAACAAATAGTTTCAACGGATGAAACTAAATCAGGAACTAGTTGTTAAATATATATGACCAAGGCTAACTTATTTGAGCATTGGGCAATATACGCTTGTAAACAACCAAAAACGATGGGTAAAAAAAGTTATATATTCTCTCACACTGAGAGTTATTTGTTAACTTTGCACCCTACTACGAACGTTATGAGACAACGATATAACAAAATACTTATACTGCTCTTACTTGTATTGGCAGCTTCAAATGCGTTTGCACAGCAAATTAAAGGGGTAGTTACTGATTCAGTGACACATGAACCATTGATGTATATTTCCGTCTATTATCAGGAAAAAAGAGATATGGGTACTATCACCAATATCGACGGAGAATATAACCTCGATGCCCGCAGAAACGGTGGAACGCTTGTATTCTCTGCTGTCGGCTATATCAGCAAGACAGTTAAAGTCCACTATGCCAATCAGACCGTCAACGTTCAGTTGGCTCCGGATAATGTACTCCTGAATGAAGTTGTCGTAAAACCCAAGAAAGAAAAATACTCCCGTAAGAACAATCCGGCAGTCGAATTCATGAAGAAGGTCATCGAGCACAAGAAGGCGCAAGTCCTCGAAGTGAACGACTATTATCAGTACGACAAGTACGAGAAGATGAAAATGTCTATCAACGACCTCACGCCGGAGAAACTCGAAAAAGGCATCTACAAGAAATATGCCTTCCTCAAAGACCAGGTGGAAGTGTCGGAAACAACGAATAAGTTGATTCTTCCGATTTCCGTACAGGAGACGGCTTCGCAGACCATCTATCGCAAAGACCCCGAAAGCAAGAAAACCATTATCAAAGGAAAGAACTCCAACGGTATCGAAGAATTTTTCTCAACGGGAGATATGCTCGGCACAGTCTTGAAGGATGTCTTTGCTGATATTAATATTTACGATGATGACATTCGCCTGCTCCAACAACGTTTCGTAAGCCCTATCGGCAGTAACGCCATTTCTTTTTATAAGTATTATCTGATGGACACATTGATGGTGGACAAGCGCGAATGCGTGCACCTGACTTTCGTTCCACAGAA
This portion of the Bacteroides acidifaciens genome encodes:
- a CDS encoding DUF4251 domain-containing protein; translated protein: MKTKKQILMLLLALLVGLPTLSAQSKKEKKEQKKEAVTKLIASENYKIDVQTALPMRGRSVPLTSPYSLEIRNDSVISYLPYFGRAYSIPYGGGDGLNFRAPLKEYTMKMDKKGNAVIQFIARNPEDRYEFRVKVYPNGSASIDVNMQNRQSISFQGELDMKDE
- a CDS encoding trimeric intracellular cation channel family protein, giving the protein MPTFVQILDFIGTFAFAISGIRLASAKRFDWFGAYVVGLATAIGGGTIRDVLLDVTPGWMTDPIYLICTGLALVWVICFGRWLIRLNNTFFIFDSIGLALFTVVGVGKSIALGYPFWVAIIMGSITGAAGGVMRDVFINEIPLIFRKEIYAMACVVGGIAYWLCDVAGLEPYGCQLTGGSAVFLTRILAVKYHICLPILKGGDEIKEEIKEE
- the wecB gene encoding non-hydrolyzing UDP-N-acetylglucosamine 2-epimerase, which produces MKITIVAGARPNFMKIAPITRAIEAARALGKSISYRLVYTGRKEDTSLDASLFSDLDMKAPDVYLGVESSNPTSLTAGIMVAFEQELTENPAHVVLVVDDLTATMSCAIVAKKQGIKVAHLVAGTRSFDMKMPKEVNRMITDGLSDYLFTAGMVANRNLNQTGTESENVYYVGNILIDAIRYNRNRLLKPIWFSVLGLQEGNYLLLTLNRRVLLNDKENLRQLMETLIEKSAGMPIVAPLHTYVRNAIKELGIEAPNLHIMPPQNYLFFGYLINKAKGIVTDSGNVAEEATFLGIPCITLNTYAEHPETWRMGTNELVGEDPALLAKAMDTLMKGEWKRGELPERWDGRTAERIVQILSSK